One Fundulus heteroclitus isolate FHET01 chromosome 11, MU-UCD_Fhet_4.1, whole genome shotgun sequence DNA segment encodes these proteins:
- the il13ra2 gene encoding interleukin-13 receptor subunit alpha-2 isoform X2 translates to MAARSDSLRLLMLIFITWRGSMRCSAITVDPPEDLHAVLDPGRFGHLEITWRSPSSLMNLTNCHLQYQLEYFNTYKNKWEVLRTPQRTYSAQFDLSKDVQARVFTILNGACTNNTMIKSKDYNEMVLHPPRTGIQDTEAKEFICVYYNMENLECSWRRSVKTPAGAQQRLYFWHKSLKQAVECPSYVLSGGVRKGCTFMGKPLPAFTDIYFCVNGSSPEGPLKPTFFSLQVQNQVKASAPDKLSLQTSSDKQLELRWENPAWKLSVQCLEWEVRHHRVGAEKIHSKPIHTESPRLTLPLSSSNERNCFKVRSRVSLHCVDHSFWSDWSHEACHPG, encoded by the exons ATGGCCGCTAGATCCGACAGTCTTCGTTTACTGATGCTGATCTTCATAACCTGGAGGGGCAGCATGCGGTGCTCCGCAATCACAG TGGACCCCCCTGAGGACCTTCATGCAGTATTAGACCCTGGTCGTTTTGGACATCTGGAGATAACCTGGAGGTCACCAAGCAGCCTGATGAACCTGACAAACTGTCATCTGCAGTACCAGCTGGAGTACTTCAACACATACAAGAACAAATGGGAG GTTCTCCGGACGCCTCAGAGGACGTACAGCGCCCAGTTTGACCTGTCCAAAGATGTCCAAGCAAGAGTTTTCACCATTCTGAATGGAGCGTGCACCAACAACACAATGATCAAGAGCAAAGACTACAATGAGATGGTCCtgcaccctcccaggacag GAATTCAGGACACAGAAGCCAAAGAGTTCATTTGTGTGTATTATAATATGGAGAATCTGGAGTGCAGCTGGAGACGCAGCGTGAAGACGCCGGCAGGCGCGCAGCAGAGGCTATACTTCTG GCATAAATCCCTTAAGCAGGCGGTGGAATGCCCGAGCTACGTTTTGTCAGGTGGAGTCAGGAAGGGCTGCACCTTCATGGGAAAACCTCTTCCTGCATTCACTGACATCTACTTCTGCGTAAACGGCTCCTCGCCCGAAGGCCCGCTGAAGCCAACATTCTTCTCCCTGCAGGTCCAAAACCaag TAAAGGCTTCAGCTCCAGATAAGCTGTCTCTGCAAACCAGTTCCGACAAGCAGCTGGAGCTTCGCTGGGAGAACCCTGCTTGGAAGCTTTCTGTGCAGTGCCTGGAGTGGGAAGTGCGACACCATCGTGTGGGAGCTGAAAAAATACATTCG AAGCCCATTCACACCGAGAGCCCCAGGCTGACTCTGCCTTTAAGCAGCAGCAATGAGAGAAACTGCTTCAAGGTCCGGTCCAGAGTGAGCTTGCATTGTGTTGATCACAGCTTTTGGAGCGACTGGAGCCATGAAGCGTGCCATCCAG GATGA
- the il13ra2 gene encoding interleukin-13 receptor subunit alpha-2 isoform X1, translating into MAARSDSLRLLMLIFITWRGSMRCSAITVDPPEDLHAVLDPGRFGHLEITWRSPSSLMNLTNCHLQYQLEYFNTYKNKWEVLRTPQRTYSAQFDLSKDVQARVFTILNGACTNNTMIKSKDYNEMVLHPPRTGIQDTEAKEFICVYYNMENLECSWRRSVKTPAGAQQRLYFWHKSLKQAVECPSYVLSGGVRKGCTFMGKPLPAFTDIYFCVNGSSPEGPLKPTFFSLQVQNQVKASAPDKLSLQTSSDKQLELRWENPAWKLSVQCLEWEVRHHRVGAEKIHSKPIHTESPRLTLPLSSSNERNCFKVRSRVSLHCVDHSFWSDWSHEACHPVLKTIEATPEPELNFASFYIYIAVAIIATLVVSLCVWATVNMMKSPPEKTVDSLIAKLLPKKLRPGVSKIFSGKKTCNDVII; encoded by the exons ATGGCCGCTAGATCCGACAGTCTTCGTTTACTGATGCTGATCTTCATAACCTGGAGGGGCAGCATGCGGTGCTCCGCAATCACAG TGGACCCCCCTGAGGACCTTCATGCAGTATTAGACCCTGGTCGTTTTGGACATCTGGAGATAACCTGGAGGTCACCAAGCAGCCTGATGAACCTGACAAACTGTCATCTGCAGTACCAGCTGGAGTACTTCAACACATACAAGAACAAATGGGAG GTTCTCCGGACGCCTCAGAGGACGTACAGCGCCCAGTTTGACCTGTCCAAAGATGTCCAAGCAAGAGTTTTCACCATTCTGAATGGAGCGTGCACCAACAACACAATGATCAAGAGCAAAGACTACAATGAGATGGTCCtgcaccctcccaggacag GAATTCAGGACACAGAAGCCAAAGAGTTCATTTGTGTGTATTATAATATGGAGAATCTGGAGTGCAGCTGGAGACGCAGCGTGAAGACGCCGGCAGGCGCGCAGCAGAGGCTATACTTCTG GCATAAATCCCTTAAGCAGGCGGTGGAATGCCCGAGCTACGTTTTGTCAGGTGGAGTCAGGAAGGGCTGCACCTTCATGGGAAAACCTCTTCCTGCATTCACTGACATCTACTTCTGCGTAAACGGCTCCTCGCCCGAAGGCCCGCTGAAGCCAACATTCTTCTCCCTGCAGGTCCAAAACCaag TAAAGGCTTCAGCTCCAGATAAGCTGTCTCTGCAAACCAGTTCCGACAAGCAGCTGGAGCTTCGCTGGGAGAACCCTGCTTGGAAGCTTTCTGTGCAGTGCCTGGAGTGGGAAGTGCGACACCATCGTGTGGGAGCTGAAAAAATACATTCG AAGCCCATTCACACCGAGAGCCCCAGGCTGACTCTGCCTTTAAGCAGCAGCAATGAGAGAAACTGCTTCAAGGTCCGGTCCAGAGTGAGCTTGCATTGTGTTGATCACAGCTTTTGGAGCGACTGGAGCCATGAAGCGTGCCATCCAG TTCTGAAAACAATAGAGGCCACACCCGAGCCAGAGTTGAATTTCGCATCTTTCTACATCTACATTGCTGTTGCCATCATTGCCACCCTGGTagtgtctctctgtgtgtgggCAACAGTTAACAT GATGAAATCCCCACCGGAGAAGACAGTGGACTCTCTGATTGCCAAGCTGCTTCCCAAAAAATTAAGGCCAGGAGTTTCAAAGATCTTCAGCGGCAAGAAAACCTGCAACGATGTTATCATCTAA